From the Corythoichthys intestinalis isolate RoL2023-P3 chromosome 13, ASM3026506v1, whole genome shotgun sequence genome, one window contains:
- the LOC130928455 gene encoding sentrin-specific protease 3-like: MRDSGGSLTQNRWQGDLGLTAVGQEDTGGGGIPGEHLIVPGSDHSIPSPMHLRLGQKERVWSGEDEAEEEGLDHINAEFADEFEGGCWEENDDDEEEEEENEEDEEEDEESGAVTDWTVADIAAQHYKHFGMTENVEDVTMVEEEEEDDGEVSLSGTGRQTLTPHPHRFRAVRRSWQRRPFRGTPGYMLSLQWKRWRQRAQRVSFLHLRWSLKATNYNCYNNKTKMKHYRRSAYSDDENSDDDGFPASEKQRSGYSPNRPGDRGRREAEDKRAEPALSEEHVSCVTAILEECLQKYGSLIPIHTEDVTERLQDIFSENFSQGHRKAMVQHLIQSFQRSSGSALAKTFRVNYKRHVLTMDDLGTLYGQNWLNDQIMNMYGDLVMDSVPEKVHFFNSFFYDKLRTKGYEGVKRWTKNVDIFQKDLLLIPIHLEVHWSLVSVDIPGKTIFYFDSQRTLNRRCPKHIHKYLQAEAIKKDQKDFLTGWKGFFKMNVGRQNNDSDCGAFVLQYCKCLSLGQPFSFGQQDMPRLRRQMYKELCHCKLTV, encoded by the exons ATGCGAGACAGTGGGGGTAGCCTGACCCAGAACCGCTGGCAGGGAGATCTGGGTCTGACTGCTGTGGGCCAGGAAGACACCGGTGGag GCGGGATTCCCGGGGAGCACCTGATTGTCCCGGGTTCTGACCATAGCATCCCTAGCCCCATGCACCTGCGCTTGGGTCAGAAAGAGCGGGTGTGGAGCGGCGAGGACGAGGCGGAAGAAGAGGGGTTGGACCACATCAACGCAGAGTTCGCCGACGAGTTTGAAGGTGGCTGCTGGGAGGAAAATGATGAcgatgaggaggaggaggaggagaacgAAGAAGACGAGGAGGAGGATGAAGAGTCGGGGGCTGTGACGGATTGGACCGTGGCGGACATCGCCGCTCAGCATTACAAACACTTCGGCATGACGGAGAATGTCGAGGACGTGACGATGGTAGAAGAAGAGGAAGAGGACGATGGGGAAGTATCACTGTCCGGAACGGGCCGGCAGACATTGACGCCCCACCCGCACAGGttccgggctgtgcggcgctccTGGCAACGGCGGCCGTTCCGCGGCACCCCGGGCTATATGCTCAGCCTGCAGTGGAAGCGATGGAGGCAACGAGCCCAACGGGTCTCCTTCCTTCATCTGCGTTGGAGCCTGAAAGCAACCAACTACAATTGTTACAACAACAAGACCAAGATGAAACACTATCGTCGTTCGGCGTACTCTGACGACGAGAACAGCGACGATGACGGATTCCCTGCGTCTG AAAAACAAAGGAGCGGCTACTCTCCGAACAGGCCCGGGGACCGAGGCCGACGGGAAGCAGAAGACAAACGGGCCGAGCCGGCGCTTTCCGAGGAGCACGTGAGCTGCGTAACAG CAATTCTGGAAGAATGCCTGCAGAAATACGGCAGTTTGATCCCGATTCACACGGAAGATGTCACGGAGAGGCTTCAGGACATCTTCAGCGAGAACTTTTCGCAGGGGCACAG GAAAGCCATGGTCCAACACTTGATCCAGTCCTTCCAGCGTTCCTCGGGATCGGCTCTGGCCAAAACCTTCCGAGTCAACTACAAACGGCACGTTCTTACAATGGATGACCTCGGCACTCTTTATGGACAGAACTGGCTCAACGACcag ATTATGAACATGTATGGCGACCTGGTCATGGATTCGGTTCCAGAGAAG GTTCACTTTTTCAACAGCTTTTTCTATGACAAGCTGAGGACAAAAGGCTACGAAGGAGTCAAACGGTGGACGAAAAAT GTGGATATCTTCCAGAAAGATCTGCTGTTGATCCCCATCCACCTGGAAGTCCACTGGTCTCTGGTCAGCGTTGACATTCCTGGGAAAACCATCTTCTACTTTGACTCCCAGAGAACCCTTAACAGGCGCTGCCCCAAG CACATTCATAAGTATCTGCAAGCAGAAGCCATCAAAAAAGACCAGAAAGACTTTTTGACCGGCTGGAAAGgctttttcaaaatg AATGTGGGCCGGCAGAACAACGACAGCGACTGCGGGGCGTTTGTCTTACAG TACTGCAAGTGTCTGTCCTTGGGCCAGCCGTTCAGCTTCGGCCAGCAGGACATGCCTCGCCTGCGAAGGCAAATGTACAAAGAACTATGCCACTGTAAGCTCACCGTGTGA